From Trichoplusia ni isolate ovarian cell line Hi5 chromosome 11, tn1, whole genome shotgun sequence, the proteins below share one genomic window:
- the LOC113498557 gene encoding sodium channel protein Nach-like isoform X2 → MKAPPPNKLDIVKASVKTVSKEYCEESSICGLKHLVDEGTSFIERLLWVVILIVGLICSVSLVWITFDKYYSAPLVTTQTPEGVPVSQIIFPAVGICTNNRISKRAVTELAKTLLKQERNKFYNESDMMSFLVGLGQLYVLGSTKYSVSPVKLHYILGQYDVHELMRKLTPRCEDLLVRCAWNTEPRDCLDLFDFRLTMNGYCCTFNYLRIHDSIFESITTSTTRNIDMYRYGNKSSFDFDQGLKVLLRLNESDDFFYNVPLQGAQLQFSDAYDFPDSPSGSFAMQIISPSVQMTVMVTASFTEASRDIQHVPIKLRKCRFYDESTYLPFYTYSDCMLKCRMQFLLENCNCTPFNMPKMRGARTCNMKDVPCLRTYYPQSIAVRPNEDHVPVELELDAVNGGIDCPMCNPTCSKTAYSYDFNNVLIYPEYLNSVADNDRDDWLRGANYTGTSIVHVKYARNVADCYGQNVIMKWFDLISNIGSTCGFITGFSFVSVLEFIYFFTVKLLREMRMRGLKKNKTVRINIEPQRPAYFEPISRYRPIYWNELTGSTRIGQQSYEF, encoded by the exons GCTGCTCTGGGTAGTCATACTAATCGTTGGGCTAATCTGCTCCGTATCGTTAGTATGGATCACCTTCGACAAATACTACAGCGCACCGCTGGTCACGACGCAGACTCCCGAAGGTGTTCCTGTCAGCCAGATAATTTTCCCAGCCGTGGGCATCTGCACCAATAACAGAATCAGCAAACGAGCTGTCACGGAACTTGCCAAGACATT GCTTAAGCAAGAGCGCAACAAGTTTTACAACGAAAGTGACATGATGTCATTCCTCGTCGGTCTGGGTCAGTTGTATGTCCTAGGCTCAACGAAATACTCTGTATCTCCGGTCAAACTACATTATATATTGGGGCAATATGACGTCCATGAACTCATGAGGAAG TTAACACCTCGGTGTGAAGACCTACTGGTGCGGTGTGCTTGGAATACGGAGCCGAGGGATTGCCTTGATCTGTTTGACTTTAGGCTGACTATGAACGGATATTGCTGCACTTTCAATTACCTGCGGATTCACGACTCTATATTTGAATC TATTACCACCTCAACGACAAGAAACATTGACATGTACAGATACGGGAACAAATCCTCATTTGATTTTGACCAAGGACTAAAAGTTCTACTGCGGCTCAATGAGAGCGACGACTTCTTTTACAATGTGCCTTTACAAGGTGCTCAG TTACAATTCTCCGACGCCTACGACTTTCCTGATTCGCCAAGTGGAAGCTTCGCTATGCAGATTATTAGTCCAAGCGTACAA ATGACGGTGATGGTCACAGCAAGTTTCACTGAAGCTTCCAGAGACATTCAACACGTACCGATTAAGTTGAGGAAGTGTAGGTTCTATGACGAGTCCACTTATCTCCCTTTTTATACGTACAGCGATTGTATGTTAAAGTGTCGAATGCAATTTCTACTGGAAAACTGTAATTGTACGCCGTTCAATATGCCCAAAATGAGAGGTGCTCGGACGTGTAACATGAAGGACGTACCTTGCCTTAGAACTTATTATC ctCAATCGATAGCTGTCCGTCCGAACGAAGATCACGTGCCAGTTGAGCTGGAGCTGGATGCTGTTAATGGCGGCATCGACTGTCCGATGTGCAACCCCACTTGCTCCAAGACCGCCTACAGTTACGACTTCAACAATGTCCTCATTTATCCAGAGTATCTGAACTCAGTGGCAGACAATGATAGGGATGATTGGTT ACGAGGTGCAAATTATACCGGAACCTCCATAGTCCATGTAAAGTACGCGAGAAACGTGGCCGACTGTTACGGGCAGAATGTTATTATGAAGTGGTTCGATTTGATCA GTAACATCGGTTCCACATGCGGCTTCATCACTGGATTTAGTTTCGTGTCCGTTTTGGAATTCATTTACTTCTTTACCGTCAAACTGTTACGAGAGATGCGAATGAGAGGTCTAAAGAAGAATAAAACAGTTAGGATCAACATCGAGCCGCAAAGACCAGCATATTTCGAACCTATTAGTCGATACCGGCCTATATACTGGAATGAACTGACAGGCAGTACTAGAATAGGACAACAGAGTTACGAGTTTTAA
- the LOC113498780 gene encoding pickpocket protein 28-like translates to MGVNASWKRYLLIWWNGIKSLPETTNIHGFRFIADRKRHWVESIHSIISRIFWLIVVIVSWYGSSLLIAAQYDAFQNNPISFVVETTYKDWDTEFPTVVVCESDNPSRVEEISDRLWGEEHDFNMEEVLKEIAFFKGITYYTSEFCNVESQKLPDCVQNNLTYYANLVSYLTFRCKHLKLDVRSTCEETLANCSWNGVPYDCCKYFRPMDTELGTCYAINTLQSSHVGLPQKVLSNMIQKLFNICHLPCFLFSREKNPPKLDMVSNRTTGPGVIRFDVMVSANVYILNEEEVPTLTTIGSDVLSVGQEIFHKRYITIRNVENDAGARLISPEKRKCRYTDENFLQVYRHYSYSACTVQCRKEAQLRLCNCTNYFMPNVQEHLKCNVSGIMCLNSHIQELSVLKARWSSRAGLSCNCLPSCTEAEISIIKDFKFVTSDSYASVQIQLAVLPSERYRRNVVRGVLDLVVSTGGTGGLFLGASLLSFVELLYILLIRPFCDIYIQRGEDPWYKKFGTRRLQDNKFIPNWGWSYKNSTKVEVLEKPNSKPVDDRLRYVQ, encoded by the exons ATGGGTGTGAATGCGTCCTGGAAAAGATATTTGTTGATTTGGTGGAATGGGATCAAGAGTTTGCCTGAAACAACTAATATACATGGTTTTAGATTTATTGCGGATAGAAAAAGACATTGGGTGGAAAG TATACATAGTATAATTTCCAGGATATTTTGGTTAATAGTAGTAATAGTATCGTGGTACGGCTCATCTTTACTGATTGCCGCCCAGTACGATGCCTTCCAGAACAACCCTATATCCTTCGTCGTGGAAACCACTTACAAAGATTGGGATACTGAATTTCCAACAGTGGTTGTTTGTGAGAGCGATAATCCAAGTCGTGTTGAAGAAATTTCTGACAG attatgGGGAGAAGAACATGATTTTAATATGGAGGAAGTCTTAAAAGAGATAGCTTTTTTCAAAGGAATTACTTATTACACATCTGAGTTTTGTAACGTAGAGAGTCAAAAGTTGCCCGATTGTGTGCAAAACAACCTGACATATTATGCTAATTTAGTAAGTTATTTAACATTTAGATGCAAACATCTTAAACTAGAT GTGAGGAGCACATGTGAGGAGACTTTAGCAAATTGTTCATGGAATGGGGTCCCATACGATTGCTGCAAGTATTTCAGACCTATGGATACTGAGCTTGGAACCTGCTATGCTATTAATACTCTTCAAAGCAG CCATGTAGGGCTACCACAGAAAGTACTTTCAAATATGATACAAAAGCTTTTTAACATCTGTCACTTGCCGTGCTTTTTGTTCTCCAGGGAAAAGAATCCTCCCAAATTAGATATGGTAAGCAACAGGACCACAGGACCCGGAGTCATTCGATTCGATGTAATGGTTTCTGCAAATGTTTATATCCTGAACGAAGAAGAAGTGCCCACGCTCACCACCATAGGATCCGACGTTCTGTCCGTGGGCCAAGAAATATTTCACAA GCGTTATATAACCATACGAAACGTGGAGAATGACGCAGGCGCTCGCTTGATATCTCCGGAGAAGAGGAAATGCAGGTACACGGACGAGAACTTCCTGCAGGTGTACCGACACTACTCGTACTCCGCTTGTACCGTGCAATGTAGGAAGGAAGCCCAACTGCGCCTTTGTAATTGTACTAATTACTTTATGCCGAATGTTCAAGAGCATCTTAAATGCAATGTCAGTGGCATTATGTGCTTGAACAGCCACATTCAAGAACTTTCG GTGCTCAAAGCTCGCTGGTCATCTCGCGCCGGTTTATCCTGTAACTGTCTACCGTCATGCACCGAGGCGGAGATATCAATCATCAAAGACTTCAAGTTCGTCACTTCGGATAGCTACGCGAGTGTTCAGATACAGCTGGCCGTGTTGCCCAGCGAAAGATACAGGAGAAATGTTGTACGCGGCGTTCTCGACTTAGTtg TATCGACTGGTGGAACAGGAGGATTATTCCTCGGTGCCAGTCTTCTCAGCTTCGTAGAACTCTTATACATATTACTGATCCGACCGTTTTGCGACATTTACATCCAAAGAGGTGAGGATCCCTGGTACAAGAAGTTTGGCACGCGCCGACTACAAGACAACAAGTTTATTCCGAATTGGGGCTGGAGCTATAAGAATAGTACAAAGGTCGAAGTTTTGGAAAAACCTAATAGCAAACCTGTAGATGACCGCTTACGGTATGtccaataa
- the LOC113498563 gene encoding acylphosphatase-1-like: MAVPNKKSGLTTADFEVFGKVQGVFFRKHTQRKANELGIKGWVMNTAQGTVIGQMQGPQGAVEDMKTWLQKVGSPKSKIEKASFRNEALITSCAFRTFEVRR; this comes from the coding sequence ATGGCAGTCCCTAATAAGAAATCCGGCTTAACAACCGCCGATTTTGAAGTTTTTGGGAAAGTCCAAGGCGTTTTCTTTAGAAAACACACTCAAAGAAAAGCCAACGAACTGGGTATCAAAGGATGGGTGATGAACACTGCTCAAGGCACGGTGATAGGACAGATGCAGGGGCCTCAGGGAGCCGTGGAAGACATGAAGACGTGGCTGCAGAAAGTTGGAAGCCCCAAGTCCAAAATCGAGAAGGCTTCATTCCGCAACGAAGCTCTTATAACTAGCTGCGCTTTTAGAACTTTTGAGGTACGAcgataa
- the LOC113498562 gene encoding uncharacterized protein LOC113498562, translating into MELLTRKEINYIAKQCGFTKVLDCVTEEFPDKVLGYLGDHLKLIIEVESNGTKSKLNLFVKCMPRYDKWKAKYLTDLKFFKKEYVMLSSLFKEFENHKGTRKWRPDLLFIKEDIFVFENVALLGYEMPHNQKTMHYEDVKATVETLARFHAQSYIYEEKKSKELGRPYRIWEDYSDYLHEPNRGLSWRDTGRNAAIEYLKVYSTHRSKPNFNRYIGKIIPALFDTAMELMKPSTEYRNVVAHRDLWTNNIFLKKESNSPCHALFVDYQTVVYSSPMLDLSSLIYFNTTRSDREAWTKEFLELYYTVLSRELDNAGIDIEHIFSKCIISEAYEKSLVFALTQAALITPIVAMSKQKREEIFDDPELSERINVVSRSKEFIDYAKEDANYQTRVTELLDEIVERYVFPNDTNELI; encoded by the exons ATGGAATTATTAACAcgaaaggaaataaattatattgcaaaACAATGCGGGTTTACAAAAGTGTTGGATTGCGTCACTGAAGAATTCCCTGACAAAGTCTTAGGGTATCTAGGTGACCATTTGAAGTTAATAATCGAAGTTGAGTCAAATGGGACCAAGTcgaaattaaacctttttgttaagTGCATGCCGAGATATGATAAGTGGAAGGCGAAATATCTCACTGATCTGAAATTCTTCAAGAAGGAATATGTCATGTTAAGTTCGCTTTTCAAAGAATTTGAAAATCATAAAG GCACACGAAAATGGCGTCCCGATTTACTCTTTATCAAAGAAGACATCTTTGTGTTTGAAAACGTAGCTCTTCTTGGGTATGAAATGCCTCATAACCAAAAAACTATGCATTATGAAGATGTTAAAGCAACAGTGGAGACTTTAGCAAGATTTCACGCTCAATCTTACATTTACGAGGAAAAGAAAAGTAAGGAACTCGGCCGGCCGTACAGGATTTGGGAGGACTACAGCGATTACCTCCACGAACCAAATAGAGGTCTATCCTGGAGAGATACAGGAAGAAACGCCGCAATCGAATACCTCAAAGTATATTCTACCCATAGATCAAAACCAAATTTCAATCGATACATAGGCAAGATCATACCCGCATTATTTGATACCGCAATGGAACTTATGAAACCGAGTACTGAGTACAGGAATGTTGTTGCTCATAGAGATTTGTGGACCAATAACATATTCCTAAAAAAGGAGTCAAACTCCCCGTGCCACGCATTGTTCGTTGACTATCAAACTGTTGTGTATTCATCCCCAATGCTTGATTTGTCTTcactgatatattttaataccacAAGAAGTGATCGCGAGGCATGGACGAAGGAATTCCTGGAATTATACTATACAGTACTTTCTAGAGAACTGGACAATGCAGGTATAGATATCGAACATATATTCAGTAAATGCATTATTTCAGAAGCATACGAAAAAAGTCTAGTGTTTGCATTAACTCAAGCTGCTCTCATAACGCCTATAGTGGCCATGAGTAAACAGAAAAGAGAAGAGATTTTCGACGATCCCGAGTTGTCAGAAAGAATTAATGTCGTGAGCCGCAGCAAAGAGTTCATTGATTATGCGAAAGAAGATGCTAACTATCAAACTCGAGTGACAGAGTTGTTGGATGAAATTGTGGAAAGATACGTTTTCCCAAATGACACAAATGAGTTAATATAA
- the LOC113498560 gene encoding uncharacterized protein LOC113498560 yields the protein MSTSIEQNLNSEVNYITKEDVKIILASYNNNSEEIKVDNYVVHNASDKMLGFLADYWRVRVHLSNRKVLQFFVKAISRSNAAKASMVREMHLFDKEAFFYSVIKKKIEVPGVKPWAATLITALKDAMVFEDLKAANYKLHNKFERFDLPHTLQALKTLARFHASSIIFEENKKKERNDQYTINDEYERNLDKGGYHLASDWFSQCMTGALDAVKAFSKYNETDLELVETNWCGVWSYAMNLSDSSSKYRNVICHRDLWNNNIMFRYNKAEDGRLEPSDCQLVDFQAIRYQPPAGDVMLLLCCNLDPKDREENLDTFLSFYYEELKKILSAFNFEISNIIPKIEFMISAEEQRQWGLVVCACLVPQFWLNDDFITDTFTDNAQFDEILSKNKGQFIKKMMENNFDYKQKVMEIFEEIADRYCLTVK from the exons atgtcGACCTCTattgaacaaaatttaaacagtgaagtaaattatatcacaaaagaagatgtgaaaataatattagcgAGTTATAATAACAATAGTGAAGAAATTAAGGTAGATAATTATGTTGTTCACAATGCCAGTGATAAGATGTTGGGATTTCTGGCAGACTATTGGAGGGTCAGGGTTCACTTGTCTAATAGAAAAGTCCTACAATTCTTCGTCAAGGCCATATCAAGGAGTAATGCAGCAAAAGCCAGTATGGTGAGGGAAATGCACCTGTTTGATAAGGAAGCCTTTTTCTACTCTGtaattaagaagaaaattgAAGTTCCGG gtgTGAAACCTTGGGCAGCTACGTTAATAACAGCTCTTAAAGACGCAATGGTATTTGAAGATTTAAAAGCTGCGAACTAtaagttacataataaattcGAGAGATTCGACTTACCTCACACACTCCAAGCGTTAAAAACGTTAGCAAGGTTTCATGCATCTTCCATTATTTTCGaggagaataaaaaaaaggaaagaaatgaTCAATACACGATAAATGATGAATATGAACGAAATTTGGACAAAGGAGGTTACCATTTGGCATCTGATTGGTTTTCACAATGTATGACAGGAGCGTTAGACGCAGTTAAGGCGTTCTCGAAGTATAACGAAACTGACCTGGAATTAGTTGAGACAAATTGGTGTGGTGTCTGGTCTTATGCTATGAATTTAAGTGATAGCTCTTCTAAATACAGGAATGTGATTTGTCACCGTGATTTATGGaacaacaatattatgtttCGCTACAACAAGGCCGAGGATGGACGGTTGGAACCAAGTGATTGTCAGTTGGTTGATTTCCAAGCCATAAGGTACCAGCCTCCCGCTGGTGACGTCATGCTACTCCTCTGTTGTAACTTAGATCCGAAAGATCGCGAAGAAAATTTGGACacgtttttaagtttttactatGAGGAGCTCAAGAAAATACTGAGTGCCTTTAACTttgaaataagtaatattataccaaaaatagaatttatgatCTCAGCTGAAGAACAAAGGCAGTGGGGGCTCGTTGTATGTGCCTGTCTCGTACCACAATTTTGGCTCAACGACGACTTTATCACAGATACATTCACGGACAACGCACAGTTTGATGAAATCCTCTCTAAAAATAAAGGTCAATTCATAAAGAAGATGATGGAAAATAACTTTgattacaaacaaaaagttatgGAAATATTTGAAGAAATCGCAGACAGGTATTGTTTAACTGTAAAATGA